GTAAATAATCCATGACTCCCTAAAACAATTCCTCTGATTCCAGGGTTGTCATTTAAGCACTTTTCTAATTGGAGACCTAAATCAAAACCAGGTCGTTGCCAAGGTACCCAGCCCATAGTATCTCCCCAAATTTCTTTGGTTACCTTTTCGCTATCCTTTGCAGCCGCAACTGCTATTAATGCATCAGGGTGCAAGTGATCTATATGCTTAAAGGGTAGTAGTCCATGTAAAGGGGTGTCAATAGATGGAGCTTTACTATCTAAGTCGTAAATACAGTGGTTAAACAATCCAACCATTCTGTCTTCATCATCTAGGCCTCCATAAACGTTTTTTAGGTCTCGTAACCTTTCCGTATAAAGTCCAGCTATTCCGCTTCGTGTTAAAGTCCCAATATCTCCTCCAGAACCTTTTACCCACATTACTTCAACTTCTTTATTGGTTAAAGGGTCTTTTTCAATGGTTTTGCAACTTGTATTTCCACCACCATAATTTGTTATTCTTAAATCTGCTCCTAAAATATTTGAGCGATATAAAAATAATGCAACCTGATCATCTCCTATTTCAGAGGCTTTATCGTGGTTCCATAAATAGGTTACGTGGTTAAATGTATTTTTATCAATGTCCATTAATAATCTTTTTATTATAAGCCTTAAATTTAATTATAAATCAGTAGATAAGTATCCTGTGCTGTACTGTAATTTTATATTGTTAAAATAACACTTTTAGACCACAAAAATGGTATTTTTGTTAGATTAACACTCCTTAAAACTTGCAAATTTCTTACAATGAATGTATCAGTTGTTATTGATGAAAAATCTAAAGTCCCTAAGTATAAGCAGGTTGTAGATTCAATTGTTAATGATGTTTCTAGTGGTAAACTTAAATTAGGTGACAAATTACCTTCAATTAATGAGTTGAGTGAAGCCACATACCTATCTCGAGATACTGTTGAAAAGGCCTATAAGAATTTAAAAAATAGAAAAATTATAACATCCGTTAAAGGAAAGGGGTGTTATGTCTCTAAAAATGAACTTATTTCTAAAATTAATATCTTTTTCCTCATTAATAAATTGAGCTCATATAAAATGAAAATTTACAATTCATTTGTAAAGAGCCTAGAGGGAATTGGTCATGTTTCATTATTTATTTATCACTGTGATGAGTCTTTATTTGTTAATTTAATTAATCAACATGTTGGAGGGTTTAACTATTATGTAATTATGCCACACTTTAAAACTGATAAATTAGATCATATTAGTTTAACAAAAGAAGCATTGACGGTAATGGATAAAATTCCAAATGAAAAAATTATTGTCTTGGATAATAAGGTAGATAAAAAGAATGCCTATTCTGAAGTCTATCAAGATTTTGAAAATGATATTTATGATGCTTTGAAGAATGGCGTTGACAAAATAGTAAAGTTTGATAAAATACATCTAGTTTTTCCTAAAAACACATTCTATCCATATCCAAGAAGAATTTTACATGGGTTTAAAAAGTTTTGTTTTGAGTATTCACTAAATTTCGAAATTCTGTCTGAAATTTCTGAAAATATGGATATAACAAAGAATGAAATTTTTATAGTTATTGAAGAAAGCGATTTGGTTAATCTTGTAAAATTAACAAGAGATAATAATCTTGAGTTGGGAAAAGATATTGGTGTCATTTCGTATAATGATACGCCGTTAAAAGAGCTTCTAGGGATTACTGTAGTAAGTACTGATTTTAAAAAGATGGGAGTAACTGCGGCTGAACTTATATTAAATAAAAAGCAAGAAAAAATTAAAAATCCATTTAATTTTATAGATAGAAAATCTACATAAAAATATCAAATTATTGTGTGAAAGTATGTACGAACGTATTAAATGTTGGTAAATAACGGGTATTGTTTCTTAAATGTTGTAAACAGGATAGCACAGGATAAATTACAACGAGCATAAATGTATCATTGTGTATAGATTCTACTAGAGTTAATAGTATAACTGGAATTATTAATCGTTTTAAGCAGTAAATAACACAAAAGAATATGAAACATAAATTATCTGAAGCACAAATAAGTTTTTATAGAAATAACGGATTATTGATTATTGATGATTTTTTATCGCAACCTGAAGTTGAGCATTGGAAAACGACTATTGACGAGGCTGTAAAAGCTAGAAAAGGAAGGAAATTTCCACATTCTGAAATTAAGACAGGAGCCTCAGATGGTATAAATAAAGATGCTGAATATTTTGGAAAAGTTTTTGATCAAATTATTAACTTATGGATGACAGATGATGGGGTAAAAGAAATAATGTTTGATAAGAATCTTGGTAAGATGGCAGCCGAACTTGCACAAGTTGATGGTATAAGAATTTGGCATGATCAGTCATTGGTAAAACAACCTTGGGGTAATCCAACGGCATGGCATTTAGATACGCCGTTTTGGTCATTTAGCCATAGGGAGGCCCTTAGTGTTTGGGTAGCTCTAGAAGATGTAACCTTGCAAAACGGATGTCTATATTTTATGCCAGGTTCTCAAAAAGATACCGATTTTATAGAACCAGGCATTGGAGCAAATATGGGAGATATATTTAATGATTATCCTGATTATGCTAAAAAGGACCCGACGCCATCAATTATTAAGGCGGGCTCCTGTTCCTTTCATAACGGATTAACAATACATGCCGCAGGTGTAAATATGACACCGTATACAAGAAAAGCAATGACCTGTGCTTATATGCCAGATGGAAGTGTTTTTAATGGAAAACAAAATGTATTACCAGACGAGTATTTCAAATCTTTAAAAATTGGTGATCTATTAAATAATGAAGCTCAAAACCCTTTAATTTATCATAAAGATTGGGAGTAATGAAAGATGAGATAAAATGGGGGGATTTTGATAAAATGCGTCCTACCCAAATAGAAGAAATTAAAAAGGACTATCCTATCGCTTATTTGCCTTGGGGAGCCATAGAATATCACGGTAGGCATAATCCAACAGGATTAGATACGCATAAAACAGCTCATCTTTGCTCTTTGTTAGCAAAAGAAGTTGGGGGCTTGGTTTTTCCTCCAATTAGTTTAGCTGCGAATTTAATAAAATCATATCCTGGTGTTGATTTTCCCAATCACTCAATCGAGTTTTCTGAAAAATTAATTCAATTAATTTGTGAAGAGTATTTCGAGCAATTAGCAGAGCAGAATTTTAAAATAGTGGTATTGTTGTCAGGCCATGCAGGGGAGCCGCATCTTCAGATATTAAGAGATGTTGCACGTGATTTTAATAATAAATATCCTAATAAATACTTTTGGGCTTTAGCAGAATTTGATGTTATACCTGATCATCTTTTGGTAGCAAATCATTCTGCATTAGGCGAAACTTCCTTACAGTTATATTTTGAGCCAGAAACGGTTGATTTACATAGTTTGCCAAAAGACAGAGAAATATCTTTGGAAATTGATGCGGTTTCTGGAGAAGATCCACGATCATCAACTGCAGAACATGGAGAACTGATAGTCAATTCATTTATTAAAAATGCAACTGAAAAGTTGGGAGGAATAATAAAAAATTACATTTAAAATATGAATCTAGTATGTTAAGGATGTTGTTACCTCAGAAATTAATTAATGGCGAACAGGCCCGATGCTTCGGGATGACCGTTTTATAACAATAATTATAAAAATATGAAATATAGGACTTTAGGAAGGACAGGTCTTACTCTAAGTGAAATCAGTTTGGGTACTTGGGCTTTTGGTAATAATGTATATGGTGGTGTAGCTGAGAAAGATGGAATAAAAACTATCAATGCCGGTATTGACCTTGGTATTAATATATTTGATACAGCCCCGCAATATGGAACTGACAAGCAAGATGGTGTTGCAGAAATTGTATTGGGTAAAGCTTTAAAAGGAAAACGAGATAAAGTGCATATTTCATCAAAATTTGGTAGAAATCCATGTATTGAAGGTGGGCGTTCTTTGTTTTATAAATCTCGTGTAATTGATTCTGTTGAAGAAAGTTTAAAGCGATTGCAAACAGATTATATAGATGTCCTTTTCTTTCATTCTCCATTTTCCTCTGATGAAATTCACGATGATGTTTGGGAGGGAATCGAGCAAGTTAAAAAACAAGGGAAAGTTCGTTTTATTGGACATTCTATTTCCATGTTTAATCAAACGGAGAATATGGCACGAGAATGGGCAAAAGAAGGGAAAATAGATGTTGTTCAGGTGGTGTTAAGTTTAATGAATAGAGAAGCTCAACAATTGGTGAATACGTTGTCAAAAGAGCATAATATTGGTGTTTTTGCGAGAGAATGTTTAGCGAATGGTTTTTTATCTGGTACAATAACAAAAAATACCGTTTTTGAAAAGAATACACTCAACGCTAGGTACTCAAAAGCAGCGTTGGCGGAAAGGGTAGATCAAGTAGAGGCTTTTAAGTTTTTAATAAGAGATGATATTACGAATATGCCGCAGGCCGCATTAAAATGGGTGCTAGATCAAAAAGGAGTTTCGACTGTGTTATCTGGTGCTAAGAATAGTTATGAATTAGAAGGAGCTGTTTCGGCATCAACAGCAAAGTCATTTACGGCAGATGAATTAAAATTGGCACAAACCCTGTTAAAAAAGGATTTTGACGCTGCATAAAACGTTTCAAATTCCAAGTATAAATTATAATTATTTAAAAAAATAATTAACTAAATAACAAAAGAGATGGGAGCATTAATAGGATTATTGTTACATGCAATTGGTGGATTTGCCGCAGGTAGTTTTTATATTCCATTTAAGTTGATAAAAAAATGGAGTTGGGAGACGTCTTGGCTCGTTTTAGGCTTTGCTGCATGGATTTTTGCTCCAATTATTATGGCATGGTTTACAGTTCCAAATCTTATTGAAGTATTGGGAGCTAGTGATTTTGAAACAAAATTTTATACTTTCTTTTTCGGTATGCTTTGGGGTATTGGCGGACTAACTTTTGGGTTGTCAATGCGTTATTTAGGTATTGGTTTAGGTATGGCGGTTGCATTAGGTTTTACAGCGGCTTTCGGTACTTTAATACCACCACTTTACAACGGTACTTTTTCGGAATTGCTTCAGACAAAAGGAGGTATTCTTGTTTTAATAGGTGTAATAATAAGTCTTATAGGTATAGCCATAGCGGGTAAAGCTGGTATCTTAAAGGAAAAAGATTTAAATGCAGAAGAGCAAAAGGAGGCTGTAGCAGAATTCAATCTTTCTAAAGGTATGGTTATCGCTGTGATCTCGGGTATTTTAAGTGCTTGTTTTGCATTTGGATTAACAGCGGGGAAGCCTATTGCAGAAGAAGCGTTAAAGCTAGGTGTTAAAGATATTTTTCAAAATAATCCTGTTATCGTTTGGGTACTTTGGGGAGGGTTTTTAACTAATTTTATTTGGACCATAATTTTAAGTATAAAAAATAAAACGTTTAGTGATTTTACAGACAAAGACATTCCTAATAAACCAAAAAATTACTTATTAGCAATCGCAGGAGGCGTAACTTGGTATTTCCAGTTTTTCTTTTATGGTATGGGAACAACTTTTTTAGGTGAAAAATATGAGTTTGCCAGTTGGACTTTGCACATGGCATTTATTATTATATTCAGTACTCTTTGGGGAATATACTTTAAAGAATGGAAAGGTGTATCAACGAAAACCATGCGTACTTTATGGCTTGGACTAGTTGTGATTATTTTTTCAACCGTTCTGATAGGAATTGGAAATAGTTTTTAGACGGAGAAACATGATTAGTTAGTGATAACGCAAATTAAGATGATACAAAAATTATACATATCAGTTTTTCTGCTATTCGCAATGGGTACTTATGCACAAGATACTTTTATTCTTGAAGATACTACAGATGCTAGATTTGAAATAACGGATAAAGTTTGGTCACAAACTATTGGAGAAGCTTCCGTATGTCTTTGGAATGATGACAAATTGAGTGCTTTTACCATTACCATTGATGATAATTATGAAAAAGATATTTCCTTTTGGATGGAACTTCAGAAGAAATATGGTTTTAAATATACATGGTTTGTTATTACAGAGGCTGATAAAAAATATAATGTAAAGAATTGGGATTTGTTTAATGAACTCTCCAAAGCGGGTAATGCAATCCAGGGGCATGATGATAGAAATTGGTATGAAGATAAAGAAACAGGGGTAAAATATCCCTCAATAAAAGCTTATAATAAAAGATTAAATCGTACAAAAACGAAAATTGAAAAGCATATAGAAAACCAGAAATGTTTGACCTATGCTTATCCTTGGGGAGAAGGAAATGTAGATGAAGTAGCTAATCATTTTATTGCGAGTAGAGGGGTGATTGGTCTGTTAAATCCCGCAAATAAAATTGATTTTAAACAAGTTAGAAGTATTAGCAATCCACACATTTACAGTAATGATAGCACACGGAATCATTATATGTTGCCTTTGCTCGATAATACTTCAAAGCTAGAAGGTAAAAATTATTATAGAGGATGGGGAAGTACACATTTTCATGAGGTTTCAGCACCTGCTGTACAAGAAAAGACAGATGCATTTTTTAAATATCTAAAAGAAAAAGAGGATAAGCTATGGATTGGGACTTTTCCTGATGTTGCAAAATATGCTCAAGAATATGCTACTCATTCTTTAAGTGTAGATTCTATTTCTGAAAATTCCATATCAATAAGTTTAACGGATAAAATGAAAGATGAAATCTATGATTATCCCTTAACTATAAAAGTACGTTTAGCAAATAATTGGTTGTCCCTTTCTGCAACGCAAAATGGAAATGAAATAGAAAGTAAAATTATTAGTTACAATCAAAATAAATACGCTTTAGTAAAGGCAATACCAGATCATGGTCAGGTCATTTTAAAGGGAGATGTTTTTAAGTAATGCCTTTTGGTTTCATCGGGTTTAAGATAACTGTAATAAAGAAGTTAAACTTGATGTCTATGAAGGAATGTGGCATGTTTGACAAGGATATTATCTACTGCCTGAATCAAAAAAAAGCAGTAACTAATACAAAGAGGTTTATGTTTAAATATTTAAAAATTTAAGAGTTTGTTTATGAAAATACGTTTTTCGATAGTAGTAATTTGTGCATTAATTACCATCAGTTGTGGTTCAAATAAACTTCAAGTAAATAACTCAAATAATGAGGTTTTTAATCTTGATTTTGAGGGTAATACTATTGGTCCGTACACTGAAAATAATTTAAAAAAGGATGTTGGAGATGTAAATTGGAAATTACTTAGGGATAGGGCTACGATTGAATTAGATGAAACCCATGGAAAAGTGTTGAAAGTGCTTTATCCCAAAGGTTCAGTAGGTCCCAAGCAAGGAGGAATACAGTTTGACAAGCCATTACCAAAAGCTTCAGAATATACATTGGAGTATAACATAAAGTTTATGGAAGGTTTTGATTTTCGCTTGGGAGGTAAATTACCAGGGCTAACAAGTGGTGGGGAGAAATATACAGGAGGTGTTCATCCTGATAATGGTGAAGGTTGGAGTGCTCGTTATATGTGGATAGCAGATGGAGAAATAATCGTCTATTTTTACCATATGGACATGGAGCACAAATGGGGAGACAGTGTTAAAACGAATGTTTTTTTTAAACCAGGGCAATGGTATAAAATAAAACAACATATAAAATTAAATGACAGCGATCAATTCAATGGTGTAATGAAGGTTTGGATAGACAATGAAAAGGTAATACATGATGATAAAGTAAGGTATCGTTTGGCTCCATTAGGCGAAATTGATTCGTTCTATTTTTCAACATTTCATGGTGGTAATACTGAAGATTGGGCACCAAAGAAGGATTCGTTTATTTACTTTGATAATTTTAAAGTCACAAAATTCCAAAATTAGATGTATCCGAGATTCAAAAAAATTATAATAGGCTACATCAAGTTTACTAGTTTAAAAGATATAAAAATTTAATATGAAAAAACAAGAATTAGCAATTGGTACTGTCAATAAATTTTATCTTTCATTTTGCCTGTTGTTTTGTTTGTCAACCTTTAGTGTTTTTTCGCAAGAATCTGTTGTGAAAATTAATCATGAAGGAAAAGAATTTACACAACTTAAACATGCATGGACTTCACAATGGATTACACATCCAACAGAATCAACTTTAGATGCACGTAAATTCTTATTTAGACGAACCTTTGACTTAAAAGCAATGCCTGAAAAGTTTATAGTTCATCTTTCAGCAGATAATCGTTATCGCTTATTTGTAAACGGTAAGTACATTATTTCTGGACCATCATCTTCTGATATTAATAATTACAGATATGAAACAATTGATATTGCGAATGAATTAATAGTGGGTAAAAATATAATTGCCGCTGAGGTGGTTAATTTTGGGGAATATAGGAAAGCATCTTCTATGACTTTTCAAACCGCATTTATTTTACAAGGAGAGAAAAGTAATCCAGTTGATTTAAATACAGGAAAGGCTTCAAAATGGAAAGTGATAAACGACGAAGGCTTTAAAAGCATTCCTTTTGTTAGTGATTCTTTACGTGGTTATTATGCGGCCGGTCCTGGAGAAAAACTGATTTCAAAAAAGCACCAATGGGGATGGAAAGAAATTGATTATGACGATGTAAATTGGTTAGAACCTAAATTGGCGACTGTTGAGTTTGCAGTAGGGCGTGGTTTTTTATATGGAAGTACTTGGTATTTAGTCCCAAGGTCAATACCGTTTTTAGAAGAGTCGGTACAACGTTTTAACAAAATTGCCAGAAGTGTTGGAATAGATGCTAATGATGACTTTATAAAAGGAAAAGGAAGTATTACAATACCTCCTAATAAAAAAGTAAGTCTTTTATTAGATCAGTCGCATCATACGATTGGACATCCAGAGCTAAAATATTCTAAGGGAAAAGAGAGTCGAATAAAGGTGACGTATTCGGAAGCGATGTATGATAAAGACTGGAAAAAGGGAAATAGAAATGAGGTAAAAGGAAAACATATTTTAGGATATTATGATATTATTGAGCCTGATGGGGGGATGAATAGAGAATTTAAACCCTTTGGTCAGAAAACATATCGATTTGTACAATTAGATATAGAAACAGGTGAAGAGGCCTTACTAATTGATGATTTTTATGGGGTTTATACAGCTTATCCTTTTAAAGAAAATGCTAAGTTTAAAACAGACAATGAAGTGTTAACTCAAATATGGGATGCCTCTTGGTTAACACTAAGAAATTCAGCCGTTGAGAGTTTTATAGATCCGTATTACGAACAGTTGCAGTATGTTGGTGATACGAGAATTGAGGCAATTGTATCTATTAGTGTTGATGGTGATGATAGGTTGATGCGAAAGGCAATTGAAATGTTTGATAATTCAAGGTTGCCTAACGGCTTAACGCAAAGTAGATATCCGTCATATATTGTTCAGGTAATACCTACCTATTCTTTATTATGGGTTAATATGTTACACGATTATCACATGTACAAAAATGATGATGAATTTGTAAGGAAGTTCATTCCAGGAATGAAAAATGTAATGGATTGGTGGACGGCTAAAGTTGATAAAAACGATATGCCGACAAATATGGAGTGGTGGAATTTTACGGATTGGGCACAAGGGTACCCAAATGGAATTCCTCCAGGAGCAGATGATGGTTATTCGGCATCTGTTGCCTTACAATTTGTAAAAACATTACAAAATGCAGCACGAATTTTTAGCGATTTAGGCTATAATGAGGAGGCCGAAAAATATTTAGAGTTAGAAAAAAGAATCCGTCAAAGTGTTGTAAAAAACTGTTTTGTAAAGGAAAAAGGAATGTTTGCTGAAACACCTAATAAAAAACAATTCTCACAACATACCAATATCATGGCC
The nucleotide sequence above comes from Aureibaculum algae. Encoded proteins:
- a CDS encoding GntR family transcriptional regulator, coding for MNVSVVIDEKSKVPKYKQVVDSIVNDVSSGKLKLGDKLPSINELSEATYLSRDTVEKAYKNLKNRKIITSVKGKGCYVSKNELISKINIFFLINKLSSYKMKIYNSFVKSLEGIGHVSLFIYHCDESLFVNLINQHVGGFNYYVIMPHFKTDKLDHISLTKEALTVMDKIPNEKIIVLDNKVDKKNAYSEVYQDFENDIYDALKNGVDKIVKFDKIHLVFPKNTFYPYPRRILHGFKKFCFEYSLNFEILSEISENMDITKNEIFIVIEESDLVNLVKLTRDNNLELGKDIGVISYNDTPLKELLGITVVSTDFKKMGVTAAELILNKKQEKIKNPFNFIDRKST
- a CDS encoding phytanoyl-CoA dioxygenase family protein, which codes for MKHKLSEAQISFYRNNGLLIIDDFLSQPEVEHWKTTIDEAVKARKGRKFPHSEIKTGASDGINKDAEYFGKVFDQIINLWMTDDGVKEIMFDKNLGKMAAELAQVDGIRIWHDQSLVKQPWGNPTAWHLDTPFWSFSHREALSVWVALEDVTLQNGCLYFMPGSQKDTDFIEPGIGANMGDIFNDYPDYAKKDPTPSIIKAGSCSFHNGLTIHAAGVNMTPYTRKAMTCAYMPDGSVFNGKQNVLPDEYFKSLKIGDLLNNEAQNPLIYHKDWE
- a CDS encoding creatininase family protein; the protein is MKDEIKWGDFDKMRPTQIEEIKKDYPIAYLPWGAIEYHGRHNPTGLDTHKTAHLCSLLAKEVGGLVFPPISLAANLIKSYPGVDFPNHSIEFSEKLIQLICEEYFEQLAEQNFKIVVLLSGHAGEPHLQILRDVARDFNNKYPNKYFWALAEFDVIPDHLLVANHSALGETSLQLYFEPETVDLHSLPKDREISLEIDAVSGEDPRSSTAEHGELIVNSFIKNATEKLGGIIKNYI
- a CDS encoding aldo/keto reductase is translated as MKYRTLGRTGLTLSEISLGTWAFGNNVYGGVAEKDGIKTINAGIDLGINIFDTAPQYGTDKQDGVAEIVLGKALKGKRDKVHISSKFGRNPCIEGGRSLFYKSRVIDSVEESLKRLQTDYIDVLFFHSPFSSDEIHDDVWEGIEQVKKQGKVRFIGHSISMFNQTENMAREWAKEGKIDVVQVVLSLMNREAQQLVNTLSKEHNIGVFARECLANGFLSGTITKNTVFEKNTLNARYSKAALAERVDQVEAFKFLIRDDITNMPQAALKWVLDQKGVSTVLSGAKNSYELEGAVSASTAKSFTADELKLAQTLLKKDFDAA
- the rhaT gene encoding L-rhamnose/proton symporter RhaT, producing the protein MGALIGLLLHAIGGFAAGSFYIPFKLIKKWSWETSWLVLGFAAWIFAPIIMAWFTVPNLIEVLGASDFETKFYTFFFGMLWGIGGLTFGLSMRYLGIGLGMAVALGFTAAFGTLIPPLYNGTFSELLQTKGGILVLIGVIISLIGIAIAGKAGILKEKDLNAEEQKEAVAEFNLSKGMVIAVISGILSACFAFGLTAGKPIAEEALKLGVKDIFQNNPVIVWVLWGGFLTNFIWTIILSIKNKTFSDFTDKDIPNKPKNYLLAIAGGVTWYFQFFFYGMGTTFLGEKYEFASWTLHMAFIIIFSTLWGIYFKEWKGVSTKTMRTLWLGLVVIIFSTVLIGIGNSF
- a CDS encoding polysaccharide deacetylase family protein gives rise to the protein MIQKLYISVFLLFAMGTYAQDTFILEDTTDARFEITDKVWSQTIGEASVCLWNDDKLSAFTITIDDNYEKDISFWMELQKKYGFKYTWFVITEADKKYNVKNWDLFNELSKAGNAIQGHDDRNWYEDKETGVKYPSIKAYNKRLNRTKTKIEKHIENQKCLTYAYPWGEGNVDEVANHFIASRGVIGLLNPANKIDFKQVRSISNPHIYSNDSTRNHYMLPLLDNTSKLEGKNYYRGWGSTHFHEVSAPAVQEKTDAFFKYLKEKEDKLWIGTFPDVAKYAQEYATHSLSVDSISENSISISLTDKMKDEIYDYPLTIKVRLANNWLSLSATQNGNEIESKIISYNQNKYALVKAIPDHGQVILKGDVFK
- a CDS encoding polysaccharide lyase; translated protein: MKIRFSIVVICALITISCGSNKLQVNNSNNEVFNLDFEGNTIGPYTENNLKKDVGDVNWKLLRDRATIELDETHGKVLKVLYPKGSVGPKQGGIQFDKPLPKASEYTLEYNIKFMEGFDFRLGGKLPGLTSGGEKYTGGVHPDNGEGWSARYMWIADGEIIVYFYHMDMEHKWGDSVKTNVFFKPGQWYKIKQHIKLNDSDQFNGVMKVWIDNEKVIHDDKVRYRLAPLGEIDSFYFSTFHGGNTEDWAPKKDSFIYFDNFKVTKFQN
- a CDS encoding alpha-L-rhamnosidase-related protein, whose amino-acid sequence is MKKQELAIGTVNKFYLSFCLLFCLSTFSVFSQESVVKINHEGKEFTQLKHAWTSQWITHPTESTLDARKFLFRRTFDLKAMPEKFIVHLSADNRYRLFVNGKYIISGPSSSDINNYRYETIDIANELIVGKNIIAAEVVNFGEYRKASSMTFQTAFILQGEKSNPVDLNTGKASKWKVINDEGFKSIPFVSDSLRGYYAAGPGEKLISKKHQWGWKEIDYDDVNWLEPKLATVEFAVGRGFLYGSTWYLVPRSIPFLEESVQRFNKIARSVGIDANDDFIKGKGSITIPPNKKVSLLLDQSHHTIGHPELKYSKGKESRIKVTYSEAMYDKDWKKGNRNEVKGKHILGYYDIIEPDGGMNREFKPFGQKTYRFVQLDIETGEEALLIDDFYGVYTAYPFKENAKFKTDNEVLTQIWDASWLTLRNSAVESFIDPYYEQLQYVGDTRIEAIVSISVDGDDRLMRKAIEMFDNSRLPNGLTQSRYPSYIVQVIPTYSLLWVNMLHDYHMYKNDDEFVRKFIPGMKNVMDWWTAKVDKNDMPTNMEWWNFTDWAQGYPNGIPPGADDGYSASVALQFVKTLQNAARIFSDLGYNEEAEKYLELEKRIRQSVVKNCFVKEKGMFAETPNKKQFSQHTNIMAILTDAIPKEDQKALMHNILDDKDLIQTTIYYKFYLFEALQKSGLGNLYSSLLQNWTNQLDQGLTTFAETDINPRSECHAWSASPNYHFLKVVAGIYPLSKNFEEIAIAPHFGDLKGFEAVMPHPNGDIVVNLKKKGNKVKGEIVLPKGTTGIFKFNNREIKLTEGKQIIKQ